One Sporomusaceae bacterium ACPt DNA window includes the following coding sequences:
- the tgt gene encoding Queuine tRNA-ribosyltransferase: protein MAITYELIKRCSKTGARVGRLYTPHGVFDTPIFMPVGTQATVKAMSPEELKAMGAGIILSNTYHLYLRPGHDLVAEAGGLHKFMQWDRGILTDSGGFQVFSLGPLRKITEDGVTFRSHIDGSKHFLSPEKATEVQMALGADIIMAFDECVPYPADHEYARQSTERTTRWAERCKNAHTRKDQALFGIVQGGMYKDLRAMSAKDLISLDFPGYAVGGLSVGEPKPLMYEMLEHTVPLLPENKPRYLMGVGTPDCLVEGVMYGIDMFDCVFPTRVARNGTVMTSRGRLVVKNAEFARDFRPIDPDCGCYTCRNFSRAYIRHLLKTEEIFGLRLTTTHNLHFLLNFMKEMRKAILEDRFLAFREEFWSHYRK from the coding sequence TTGGCAATTACATATGAACTTATTAAACGTTGCTCAAAAACGGGTGCGCGGGTTGGCCGCCTATACACGCCGCATGGTGTATTTGATACGCCCATCTTTATGCCGGTAGGTACGCAGGCAACAGTTAAAGCCATGTCGCCTGAAGAACTTAAAGCTATGGGCGCCGGTATCATCTTAAGCAACACTTATCACTTATATTTACGCCCAGGCCATGATCTGGTAGCCGAAGCTGGCGGCCTTCACAAGTTCATGCAATGGGACCGCGGAATCTTGACTGACAGCGGTGGTTTTCAAGTGTTTAGCCTGGGGCCGCTCCGCAAAATAACCGAGGATGGAGTAACTTTCCGGTCACATATTGATGGTTCCAAGCACTTTTTATCACCGGAAAAGGCTACCGAAGTACAAATGGCTTTAGGTGCCGATATCATTATGGCCTTCGATGAATGCGTGCCTTATCCGGCTGATCATGAGTATGCGCGTCAATCGACCGAGCGTACCACCCGGTGGGCTGAACGCTGTAAAAATGCCCATACACGTAAAGACCAAGCGCTGTTTGGCATTGTTCAGGGCGGAATGTATAAAGACCTCAGAGCTATGAGCGCCAAGGATCTTATTTCTTTGGACTTTCCGGGATATGCAGTAGGGGGGCTCAGTGTCGGAGAGCCTAAGCCGCTTATGTATGAAATGCTGGAGCATACTGTGCCGCTTTTGCCGGAAAACAAGCCGCGTTATTTGATGGGGGTGGGCACTCCGGATTGTTTAGTTGAAGGTGTAATGTACGGTATCGACATGTTCGACTGCGTTTTTCCGACAAGAGTTGCCCGCAATGGTACTGTCATGACCAGCCGGGGACGGTTAGTGGTCAAAAATGCCGAATTTGCTCGCGATTTTAGGCCGATTGATCCTGATTGCGGCTGCTATACTTGCCGGAACTTTTCCCGTGCTTACATTAGACATCTTCTCAAGACTGAGGAAATTTTCGGCCTAAGGCTTACTACTACCCATAACCTGCATTTCCTATTGAATTTTATGAAAG
- the queA gene encoding S-adenosylmethionine:tRNA ribosyltransferase-isomerase — MLVSDFDYYLPEELIAQQPVEPRDHSRLLVLASKTGLIEHKQFYNLPQYLQPGDTLVFNDTRVIPARLIGIKPETGGKVEVFLLNRLAKDRWEVLVKPGKRARPGTVIEFGPNLSCQVTDTTDFGGRTVRFDFQGTFEEILDSLGETPLPPYIKAQLPDKERYQTVYARERGSAAAPTAGLHFTRQLMAKIASMGVNLAFVTLHVGLGTFRPVTVENITEHIMHREYYSVPEETAIIVNKTLAAGKRVIAVGTTAVRTLETAGADGLLAAKSGWTDIFIYPGYEFKIVKALITNFHLPKSTLLMLVSAFAGKENISTAYRKAVEQRYRFFSFGDAMFII, encoded by the coding sequence ATGCTAGTTTCGGATTTTGATTATTATTTGCCTGAAGAACTCATCGCCCAGCAGCCGGTAGAACCGCGCGACCATTCCCGGCTGCTGGTGCTTGCCAGTAAAACAGGGCTCATTGAGCATAAGCAATTTTATAATTTGCCGCAATACTTACAACCAGGGGATACCCTGGTTTTTAACGATACCAGGGTAATACCGGCCCGGCTAATTGGTATCAAGCCGGAAACAGGCGGCAAAGTTGAAGTGTTTTTGCTAAACCGCCTAGCTAAAGACCGGTGGGAAGTGTTGGTAAAGCCCGGAAAACGGGCTAGGCCGGGGACAGTTATTGAGTTTGGCCCCAATCTAAGTTGCCAAGTCACAGATACTACTGATTTTGGCGGCCGTACAGTACGTTTTGACTTTCAGGGAACTTTTGAAGAGATTCTCGATAGTTTGGGCGAAACGCCGCTGCCACCATACATTAAGGCACAATTGCCAGACAAAGAGCGCTATCAGACTGTTTATGCCCGGGAACGGGGGTCTGCCGCAGCACCTACCGCCGGGCTTCACTTTACCCGTCAACTCATGGCAAAAATTGCAAGTATGGGTGTTAATTTAGCTTTTGTTACTTTACATGTCGGTTTGGGAACATTCCGCCCGGTTACGGTTGAAAATATAACAGAGCATATCATGCACCGTGAATATTATTCAGTGCCGGAAGAAACGGCGATTATTGTCAATAAAACACTGGCCGCCGGAAAACGGGTTATTGCCGTAGGCACTACCGCAGTACGCACACTGGAAACGGCTGGCGCAGACGGCTTGCTGGCAGCTAAAAGCGGCTGGACTGATATTTTTATATATCCGGGTTATGAATTTAAAATTGTCAAAGCACTTATAACTAATTTTCATTTGCCTAAATCCACGCTGCTGATGCTAGTAAGCGCCTTTGCCGGCAAGGAGAACATCTCTACCGCCTACCGGAAAGCGGTGGAGCAACGTTACCGGTTTTTCAGCTTTGGCGATGCCATGTTTATTATTTGA
- the queH gene encoding Epoxyqueuosine reductase QueH has translation MVGDTKVRMLLHICCGPCAVFPVKYLLKEYPQYEITGYFYNPNIHPYKEFVRRLDTLKTFAEKIGLNNLIVDDSYTLEEFLRQALNAPGGRCQSCYELRMRQTAGYAKENGFDCFSTTLLVSPYQQHDLIRAAAEEAANVEGVKFCYIDFRPGWQEGVKISRELEMYRQPYCGCVFSEKDRYYKPQRGQG, from the coding sequence ATGGTAGGTGATACTAAGGTGCGTATGTTGCTGCACATATGTTGCGGGCCTTGCGCTGTTTTTCCGGTAAAATATTTGCTTAAAGAATATCCTCAATATGAAATAACCGGATATTTTTACAATCCTAATATTCATCCTTATAAAGAATTTGTCAGACGGCTGGACACACTGAAAACATTTGCGGAAAAAATCGGTTTAAATAATCTGATAGTTGATGACAGCTATACACTTGAAGAATTTTTGCGGCAGGCGCTAAATGCTCCGGGCGGGCGCTGTCAGAGCTGTTATGAATTAAGAATGCGGCAAACTGCCGGATATGCCAAAGAGAACGGATTTGACTGTTTTAGCACTACCCTTTTAGTAAGTCCGTACCAGCAGCATGATTTGATAAGAGCGGCGGCCGAAGAGGCAGCCAATGTCGAAGGAGTTAAGTTCTGTTATATAGACTTCCGGCCAGGTTGGCAAGAAGGGGTCAAAATAAGCCGCGAGCTAGAAATGTACCGCCAGCCCTATTGCGGCTGCGTGTTTAGCGAAAAAGACCGTTATTACAAACCACAAAGGGGGCAGGGCTGA